The following proteins are encoded in a genomic region of Doryrhamphus excisus isolate RoL2022-K1 chromosome 6, RoL_Dexc_1.0, whole genome shotgun sequence:
- the tph2 gene encoding tryptophan 5-hydroxylase 2 produces the protein MASSHVMKDDQEPLPRMQPAMMMFSSKYWSRRGLSFDSAMLDQRPPLRHTGGQMSRRPSFSPISETCAGPSQAVVFSLKNEVGCLVRALRLFQEKRVNLNHIESRASKRVTNEVEIFADCSCSKKDFNELLELLKDHVNILSFNTPAHVWAAQADDEEVPWFPMKISELDQCSHRVLMYGSELDADHPGFRDELYRQRRKYFVEVAMKYKFGQPIPRIEYTAEEVRTWGVVFRELNKLYPTHACQEYLKNLPLLSQHCGYREDNIPQLEDVSLFLRERSGFTVRPVAGYLSPRDFLAGLAYRVFNCTQYVRHSTDPLYTPEPDTCHELLGHVPLLADPKFAQFSQEIGLASLGATDEDVQKLATCYFFTIEFGLCKQEGRLRAYGAGLLSSIGELRHALSEQACVKTFDPKTTCSQECLITTFQEVYFVSESFEEAKQKMREFAKTIKRPFSVYYNPYTQSVDLLKDTRSIENVVQDLRSDLTTVCDALGKMNTYMGI, from the exons ATGGCGTCCTCTCACGTGATGAAGGACGACCAGGAGCCACTTCCCAGGATGCAGCCCGCCATGATGATGTTCTCCAGCAAGTACTGGAGCCGCCGCGGCCTCTCCTTTGATTCGGCCATGCTGGACCAACGGCCACCTCTGCGCCACACAGGCGGACAGATG TCGCGGCGCCCATCCTTCAGTCCCATCAGTGAGACTTGTGCAGGGCCGAGTCAGGCAGTGGTATTCTCTTTGAAGAATGAGGTCGGTTGTCTGGTCCGAGCTCTGCGACTCTTCCAG GAGAAGCGGGTCAACCTGAACCATATCGAGTCACGTGCGTCCAAACGTGTGACCAACGAAGTGGAGATCTTTGCTGATTGCAGCTGCAGCAAGAAGGACTTCAACGAGCTGCTGGAGCTTCTCAAAGATCATGTCAACATCCTGTCCTTCAACACACCTGCTCATGTATGGGCCGCACAGGCAG ATGATGAAGAAGTTCCATGGTTCCCCATGAAGATCTCTGAGCTGGATCAGTGTTCCCACAGAGTTTTGATGTATGGATCTGAGTTGGATGCTGACCACCCG GGCTTTAGAGATGAACTTTACCGCCAGCGAAGGAAGTATTTTGTGGAGGTGGCCATGAAGTACAAGTT CGGTCAGCCCATCCCTCGCATCGAGTACACTGCAGAGGAGGTGCGCACGTGGGGTGTGGTCTTCAGGGAGCTCAACAAGCTGTACCCGACTCACGCCTGCCAAGAGTACCTGAAGAACCTCCCCTTACTCAGTCAGCACTGCGGCTACCGTGAGGACAACATTCCTCAGCTGGAAGACGTCTCACTCTTCCTCAGAG AGAGGTCCGGCTTCACTGTGCGACCCGTTGCCGGCTACCTGTCACCTCGGGACTTCCTTGCGGGTTTGGCCTATCGAGTCTTCAACTGTACCCAGTATGTCCGTCACAGCACCGACCCGCTATACACCCCTGAACC GGACACGTGTCACGAGCTCCTGGGTCATGTTCCTCTTCTGGCTGATCCCAAGTTTGCTCAGTTCTCCCAGGAGATCGGTTTGGCATCTCTCGGAGCTACTGATGAGGACGTGCAGAAGCTGGCCACG TGTTACTTCTTCACCATCGAGTTTGGCCTCTGCAAACAAGAAGGTCGACTGAGAGCGTACGGTGCCGGATTGCTATCATCTATTGGAGAACTAAgg catgctttgtcaGAGCAGGCCTGTGTGAAGACCTTTGACCCCAAGACCACATGCAGCCAGGAATGTCTCATCACAACCTTCCAGGAAGTTTACTTTGTCTCCGAAAGCTTTGAGGAGGCAAAACAGAAGATGCG GGAGTTTGCAAAGACCATCAAGCGTCCATTCTCGGTGTACTACAACCCGTACACTCAGAGCGTGGACCTCCTCAAAGACACCAGGAGCATCGAGAACGTGGTGCAGGACCTTCGCAGCGACCTCACCACCGTGTGTGACGCTCTGGGCAAGATGAACACCTACATGGGCATCTGA